The Mesorhizobium loti genome includes a region encoding these proteins:
- the rplM gene encoding 50S ribosomal protein L13, translated as MTTFSQKPADVVKKWILIDAEGLVVGRLATVIANHLRGKHKPTFTPHVDDGDNVIVINADKVVFTGKKFTDKVYYWHTGHPGGIKERTARQLLEGRFPERVVEKAVERMVPRGPLGRRQMKNLRVYAGAEHPHVAQQPVVLDVAKLNAKNKKVA; from the coding sequence ATGACAACCTTTTCGCAGAAGCCTGCGGATGTGGTGAAGAAGTGGATCCTGATCGACGCCGAAGGTCTCGTCGTCGGTCGTCTGGCCACTGTCATCGCCAATCATCTTCGCGGCAAGCACAAGCCGACCTTCACCCCGCATGTCGACGACGGCGACAACGTCATCGTCATCAATGCCGACAAGGTGGTGTTCACCGGCAAGAAGTTCACCGACAAGGTCTACTACTGGCACACCGGCCACCCCGGCGGCATCAAGGAGCGCACCGCGCGCCAGCTGCTCGAGGGTCGTTTCCCCGAGCGTGTCGTCGAGAAGGCCGTTGAGCGCATGGTCCCGCGTGGCCCGCTCGGCCGTCGCCAGATGAAGAACCTGCGCGTCTATGCAGGCGCCGAGCATCCGCATGTCGCCCAGCAGCCCGTCGTGCTCGACGTGGCCAAGCTGAACGCCAAGAACAAGAAGGTCGCATAA
- the rpsI gene encoding 30S ribosomal protein S9: MAELSSLAELGAATGNTNTQPAAPVHVQKLDKSGRAYATGKRKNAIARVWVKPGSGKIIVNDKEFATYFARPVLQMILNQPIIASNRAGQYDIVATVVGGGLSGQAGAVRHGISKALTYYEPTLRAVLKKGGFLTRDSRVVERKKYGKAKARRSFQFSKR; encoded by the coding sequence ATGGCTGAGCTTTCCTCGCTCGCAGAACTGGGCGCCGCCACCGGCAACACCAACACCCAGCCGGCGGCCCCCGTCCACGTCCAGAAGCTCGACAAGTCGGGCCGCGCCTATGCCACCGGCAAGCGCAAGAACGCCATTGCGCGCGTCTGGGTGAAGCCGGGTTCCGGCAAGATCATCGTCAACGACAAGGAATTCGCGACCTATTTCGCGCGTCCGGTCCTGCAGATGATCCTCAACCAGCCGATCATCGCCTCCAACCGCGCCGGCCAGTACGACATCGTCGCGACCGTTGTCGGCGGTGGTCTCTCCGGCCAGGCCGGCGCCGTGCGCCACGGCATCTCCAAGGCGCTGACCTACTACGAGCCGACGCTGCGCGCCGTGCTCAAGAAGGGTGGCTTCCTGACCCGCGACAGCCGCGTCGTCGAGCGCAAGAAGTACGGCAAGGCGAAAGCCCGTCGTTCGTTCCAGTTCTCGAAGCGCTAA